The DNA sequence ACCGGGCTGGATTATTTCTATACCCCGGAAACTAAAGCGCGTCAGCAGGCGTCGTTTCGCGACCATATCCGCATAGGTCGCGAACTGAATAAACCGGTTATCGTTCATACGCGTGACGCGCGTGCCGATACGCTGGAAATTTTACGCGAAGAAAAAGTGACGGATTGCGGTGGCGTACTACACTGTTTCACTGAGGACAGGGAGACCGCCGGTAAGCTACTGGATATGGGATTCTATATCTCGTTTTCCGGCATTGTGACTTTCCGTAATGCGGAGCAGCTTCGCGATGCGGCACGCTATGTACCCCTCGATCGTTTGTTGGTAGAGACCGATTCGCCGTATCTGGCTCCGGTACCGCATCGCGGTAAAGAGAACCAGCCAGCGATGGTCAGGGATGTCGCCGAGTACATGGCGGTTCTGAAGGGCGTATCGCTGGAGCAGATGGCACAACAGACTACGGAAAATTTCGCTACGCTTTTTCATATTGCCCCCTCCCGCTTAAAACCTCTCTGATATTGCTTATTATTTTAAGGCTCGTAATTAATAGCCAAAGCGAGTAAAGTTCACCGCCACAAATGGGGCGGTGAAGGTTTTTTGGCAACATTCAGACACGGATTATGTAAACCAATGTAAGTTTTTAACCCGTGACTGATTGAAACGTGATAGCCGTCAAACAATCATCCCGGTAATTATTTTACTCTGTGTAATAAATAAAGGGCGCTTAGATGTCCTGTCCACGGCGCGGCTCTCCCCCCGTGCCAATGCGTGAAAACGTAAAAAAGCACCAAATACTCAGGAGCACTCTCAATTATGTTTAAGAATGCATTTGCTAACCTGCAGAAGGTCGGTAAATCGCTGATGCTACCGGTATCCGTACTGCCTATCGCAGGTATCCTGCTGGGCGTCGGTTCCGCAAACTTCAGCTGGCTGCCAGCCGTAGTTTCCCACGTCATGGCAGAAGCGGGCGGTTCAGTTTTCGCTAACATGCCGCTGATTTTTGCCATCGGTGTCGCGCTTGGTTTTACCAATAACGACGGCGTATCGGCTCTGGCATCGGTCGTCGCTTACGGCATTATGGTTAAAACCATGGCCGTGGTTGCGCCTCTGGTTCTGCATTTACCTGCTGAAGAGATTGCGGCAAAACACCTGGCGGATACCGGCGTACTTGGCGGTATTATCTCCGGTGCTATTGCGGCGTATATGTTCAACCGCTTCTATCGTATCAAGTTGCCTGAGTATCTGGGCTTCTTTGCGGGCAAGCGCTTTGTACCGATTATCTCTGGTCTGGCCGCAATCTTCACCGGCGTGATCCTGTCCTTTATCTGGCCACCGATCGGTACCGCCATCCAGACTTTCTCCCAGTGGGCCGCCTACCAGAACCCGGTTGTCGCGTTCGGTATCTATGGCTTCATTGAGCGCTGCCTGGTGCCGTTTGGTCTGCACCACATCTGGAACGTTCCTTTCCAGATGCAGATTGGTGAATACACCAACGCGGCAGGTCAGGTATTCCACGGCGATATCCCGCGCTATATGGCAGGTGACCCGACTGCGGGCAAACTGTCCGGCGGCTTCCTGTTCAAAATGTACGGTCTGCCGGCTGCTGCTATCGCTATCTGGCACTCTGCAAAACCAGAAAACCGCGCGAAAGTGGGCGGTATCATGATCTCCGCAGCGCTGACCTCGTTCCTGACCGGTATCACCGAGCCGATCGAGTTCTCCTTCATGTTCGTTGCGCCGATCCTGTACGTTATCCACGCGATTCTGGCAGGTCTGGCCTTCCCGATCTGTATCCTGCTGGGTATGCGT is a window from the Klebsiella oxytoca genome containing:
- a CDS encoding metal-dependent hydrolase, which translates into the protein MFLVDSHCHLDGLDYQTLHKDVDDVLAKASARDVKFCLAVATTLPGYRGMRELVGQRNDVVFSCGVHPLNQDEEYDVEELRKLAAEDGVVAMGETGLDYFYTPETKARQQASFRDHIRIGRELNKPVIVHTRDARADTLEILREEKVTDCGGVLHCFTEDRETAGKLLDMGFYISFSGIVTFRNAEQLRDAARYVPLDRLLVETDSPYLAPVPHRGKENQPAMVRDVAEYMAVLKGVSLEQMAQQTTENFATLFHIAPSRLKPL
- the ptsG gene encoding PTS glucose transporter subunit IIBC; this encodes MFKNAFANLQKVGKSLMLPVSVLPIAGILLGVGSANFSWLPAVVSHVMAEAGGSVFANMPLIFAIGVALGFTNNDGVSALASVVAYGIMVKTMAVVAPLVLHLPAEEIAAKHLADTGVLGGIISGAIAAYMFNRFYRIKLPEYLGFFAGKRFVPIISGLAAIFTGVILSFIWPPIGTAIQTFSQWAAYQNPVVAFGIYGFIERCLVPFGLHHIWNVPFQMQIGEYTNAAGQVFHGDIPRYMAGDPTAGKLSGGFLFKMYGLPAAAIAIWHSAKPENRAKVGGIMISAALTSFLTGITEPIEFSFMFVAPILYVIHAILAGLAFPICILLGMRDGTSFSHGLIDFIVLSGNSSKLWLFPIVGICYAIVYYVVFRVLIKALDLKTPGREDATEDSKAGATSEMAPALIAAFGGKENITNLDACITRLRVSVADVAKVDQAGLKQLGAAGVVVAGSGVQAIFGTKSDNLKTEMDEYIRNS